A region of Sphingobium baderi DNA encodes the following proteins:
- a CDS encoding tyrosine recombinase encodes MNDDAVLIDRFLEMMAAERGASRNTLLAYRTDLEGAGRIAGGLAEANAERLAALPEAWAELAASSVARKASALRAFYAFLEEEGLRRDNPSASLPRPVTRRPLPKIISVQDVERLFHQIEERIAVSHPSPLDLRLAALIELLYGSGLRATELVSLPRRALATDRPFLILKGKGGRERLVPISDRARAAVAAWLAHVPADSPWLFPSGKSHLSRIRLYQLIKALAAAAGIAPDRVSPHVLRHAFATHLLEGGADLRALQSMLGHADIGTTQIYTHVDSRRLVELVNSRHPLATMAHRRVDGEASAP; translated from the coding sequence ATGAATGACGACGCCGTCCTGATCGACCGCTTTCTGGAAATGATGGCGGCGGAACGGGGGGCTTCGCGCAACACGCTGCTGGCCTATCGCACCGATCTGGAAGGAGCGGGGCGAATCGCGGGTGGTCTTGCGGAGGCGAACGCGGAGCGGCTGGCCGCATTGCCGGAGGCCTGGGCGGAACTTGCTGCGTCCTCGGTTGCGCGAAAAGCGTCGGCTCTGCGCGCTTTCTACGCCTTTCTGGAAGAAGAGGGGCTGCGGCGCGATAATCCGTCCGCCAGCCTTCCTCGCCCGGTCACGCGCCGTCCGCTGCCGAAAATTATCTCCGTGCAGGATGTCGAAAGGCTATTCCACCAGATTGAAGAACGAATCGCAGTTTCACATCCTTCGCCGCTCGACCTGCGGCTCGCCGCGCTGATCGAACTGCTCTACGGCTCCGGCCTGCGCGCCACCGAACTGGTGTCGCTGCCACGCCGCGCGCTGGCGACGGACAGGCCCTTTCTGATCCTCAAAGGCAAGGGCGGGCGGGAGCGGCTTGTCCCGATCTCCGACCGGGCGCGGGCAGCGGTCGCCGCATGGCTGGCCCATGTGCCCGCGGACAGCCCCTGGCTGTTTCCCTCCGGCAAGAGCCATTTGAGCCGCATCCGCCTCTATCAACTGATCAAGGCGCTGGCCGCCGCCGCCGGGATCGCGCCGGATCGGGTAAGCCCCCATGTTCTGCGCCACGCCTTCGCCACACATTTGCTGGAAGGCGGGGCGGACCTGCGCGCGCTGCAATCCATGCTGGGCCATGCTGACATCGGCACCACGCAGATTTACACTCATGTCGACAGCCGCCGACTGGTCGAACTGGTCAACAGCCGCCATCCTTTGGCGACGATGGCCCATCGGCGCGTTGACGGCGAAGCCTCTGCGCCTTAA
- a CDS encoding acetyl-CoA carboxylase carboxyltransferase subunit alpha: MVSFLEFEKPIAELEARIIELRATANVGDIDIDGEIDKLEQRAAKMLADSYAKLTPWQKTQVARHPERPHFKDYVAGMFDDFMPLAGDRAFADDQAILGGLATLGERRVVVIGHEKGDDTASRVRHNFGMAKPEGYRKAIRLMQLADRFGLPVVTLVDTSGAFPGVQAEERGQAEAIARSTEQCLALGVPMVAAVVGEGGSGGAVALAAANRVLMFEHAVYSVISPEGCASILWRTADKASDAATAMQVTAQHLHALGVIDRIVPEPLGGAHREPAAAVANLAAAIGEELDALSGMDAAALRTDRADKFLAIGA; the protein is encoded by the coding sequence ATGGTAAGCTTTCTGGAATTTGAAAAGCCGATCGCGGAGCTTGAGGCCCGCATCATCGAACTGCGCGCCACCGCCAATGTGGGCGACATCGACATAGATGGTGAAATCGACAAGTTGGAGCAGCGCGCTGCCAAGATGCTGGCGGACAGCTACGCCAAGCTGACGCCGTGGCAGAAGACGCAGGTTGCACGTCATCCCGAGCGCCCGCATTTCAAGGATTATGTCGCGGGCATGTTCGACGATTTCATGCCGCTGGCGGGGGACCGCGCCTTTGCCGACGATCAGGCGATATTGGGCGGCCTTGCCACGCTGGGCGAGCGGCGTGTCGTCGTGATCGGCCATGAAAAGGGCGACGATACCGCCAGCCGTGTTCGCCATAATTTCGGCATGGCCAAACCGGAAGGCTATCGCAAGGCGATCCGCCTGATGCAGCTTGCGGACCGCTTTGGCCTACCGGTCGTCACGCTGGTCGATACGTCCGGCGCATTCCCCGGCGTGCAGGCGGAGGAGCGCGGGCAGGCCGAAGCCATCGCCCGCTCCACCGAACAATGTCTTGCCCTTGGCGTGCCGATGGTGGCCGCTGTCGTGGGTGAAGGCGGATCGGGCGGGGCTGTGGCGTTGGCGGCCGCGAATCGCGTCCTGATGTTTGAACATGCGGTCTATTCGGTGATTTCGCCCGAGGGGTGCGCCTCGATCCTGTGGCGCACTGCCGACAAGGCAAGCGACGCCGCCACCGCCATGCAAGTCACGGCGCAGCATCTGCATGCGCTGGGCGTGATCGACCGCATCGTGCCGGAACCGCTGGGCGGGGCGCACCGCGAGCCGGCCGCCGCCGTCGCCAACCTCGCCGCCGCGATAGGCGAGGAACTGGATGCCTTGTCCGGCATGGATGCCGCGGCGCTACGCACGGACCGCGCCGACAAGTTCCTAGCCATCGGCGCCTAA
- a CDS encoding M48 family metalloprotease, whose product MAAAPSVIGQQRAIRTVSSINPQEKEAGAKQHPQLLEEFGGAYAGPQAKYVEGVGRRIAVQSGLSNAQSDFTVTLLNSPVNNAFAIPGGYVYVTRQLMALMNDEAELAGVLGHEIGHVAAQHGQRRQKTAQRNAVGGALLQVLTGALLGDSAIGGLLQKGIGTGSQLLTLKFSRSQEYEADDLGIRYLASGGYDPRALSDMLASLAAQSSLDSRVTGNAGSMPEWASTHPDPASRVGRAAREAQRSGSTGTVRNRDAFLNAVDGVLYGDDPKQGVIEGSRFRHPDMRLAFTAPSGFGMENGGSAVTVAGSSGQAQFSSASYSGNLAAYIDAVLARLGGGKAPAGDVSRTTVNGLPAAWRTVRANTQSGQVDATVFAYDFGGGKAYHFLLLTGAGQGVGPFASMVQSVQRLSAQDAAAIRPRRVEVVTVKAGDTVQSLAKRMAYSDFPLERFLTINALTAQSVLRPGQRVKIVV is encoded by the coding sequence ATGGCCGCCGCGCCATCCGTGATCGGGCAGCAGCGCGCCATCCGCACCGTATCTTCGATCAACCCGCAGGAAAAGGAAGCAGGCGCGAAGCAGCATCCGCAACTGCTGGAAGAGTTCGGCGGCGCCTATGCGGGACCGCAGGCGAAATATGTGGAGGGCGTGGGCCGCCGCATCGCCGTCCAGTCGGGTCTTTCCAACGCGCAGAGCGACTTTACCGTCACGTTGCTCAATTCGCCGGTGAACAACGCCTTCGCGATCCCCGGCGGCTATGTCTACGTCACCCGCCAGCTCATGGCCCTGATGAACGACGAGGCGGAATTGGCGGGCGTGCTCGGCCATGAAATCGGCCATGTTGCCGCCCAGCACGGCCAGCGGCGGCAGAAAACGGCCCAGCGCAACGCCGTGGGCGGCGCCTTGCTTCAGGTTCTGACGGGCGCGCTGCTGGGCGATTCGGCGATTGGCGGCCTGCTGCAAAAGGGGATCGGGACGGGCAGCCAGTTGCTGACGCTCAAATTCTCCCGCTCGCAGGAATATGAGGCGGATGATCTGGGCATTCGCTATCTGGCGTCGGGCGGCTATGATCCGCGCGCCCTGTCCGATATGCTGGCCTCGCTCGCCGCGCAGAGCAGCCTGGACAGCCGTGTGACGGGCAATGCGGGTTCCATGCCGGAATGGGCGAGCACGCACCCCGACCCGGCATCCCGCGTCGGCCGCGCCGCGCGGGAAGCACAGCGCAGTGGCTCCACTGGCACCGTCCGCAATCGCGACGCCTTCCTGAATGCGGTGGATGGCGTGCTTTATGGCGACGATCCCAAGCAGGGCGTGATCGAAGGCAGCCGCTTCCGCCACCCCGACATGCGCCTCGCTTTTACCGCACCATCCGGTTTCGGTATGGAAAATGGCGGGAGCGCCGTGACCGTCGCGGGATCGAGCGGGCAGGCGCAATTCAGCAGCGCATCCTATTCGGGTAATCTGGCCGCCTATATCGACGCCGTGCTCGCCAGGCTGGGCGGCGGGAAAGCGCCGGCAGGCGATGTCAGCCGCACCACGGTCAACGGATTGCCCGCGGCATGGCGCACGGTGCGGGCCAATACGCAGTCGGGGCAAGTCGACGCGACGGTGTTCGCTTATGATTTCGGGGGCGGCAAAGCCTATCATTTCCTGCTGCTGACCGGCGCGGGGCAGGGCGTGGGGCCGTTCGCGTCCATGGTGCAGTCGGTGCAGCGTCTGTCCGCGCAGGACGCCGCCGCGATCAGGCCGCGCCGGGTGGAGGTTGTCACTGTAAAGGCGGGCGACACCGTGCAGTCGCTGGCGAAGCGGATGGCCTATTCCGACTTTCCGCTGGAACGGTTCCTGACGATCAACGCGTTGACCGCGCAATCGGTGCTGCGGCCGGGGCAGCGGGTGAAGATTGTTGTTTGA
- a CDS encoding Flp family type IVb pilin, whose translation MQFIRKMLKNEEGATAIEYGLIAALIAVAAIGAMTSLGSSLKTTFNTTSDALNEGVAAGQ comes from the coding sequence ATGCAGTTTATTCGCAAGATGCTGAAGAATGAAGAAGGCGCGACTGCCATTGAATATGGTCTGATCGCTGCTCTGATCGCCGTTGCCGCCATTGGCGCGATGACCTCGCTGGGCAGCAGCCTGAAAACTACCTTCAATACGACCTCTGATGCGCTCAACGAAGGCGTTGCTGCTGGTCAGTAA
- a CDS encoding Flp family type IVb pilin encodes MRGLIDIIARCALAQCQRGATAIEYALILAFIFLAIVSAVSQFASGSIAMWNHVAEEVNPH; translated from the coding sequence ATGCGGGGGCTGATCGACATTATTGCCCGATGTGCCCTGGCGCAATGCCAGCGCGGCGCGACGGCGATCGAATATGCACTGATCCTTGCGTTTATTTTTCTCGCAATTGTTTCCGCCGTCAGTCAATTCGCGAGCGGGTCCATCGCAATGTGGAATCATGTGGCGGAAGAAGTTAATCCCCACTAA
- a CDS encoding (deoxy)nucleoside triphosphate pyrophosphohydrolase produces the protein MMQISPLLVVAAALVDADGRVLLQQRPPHTSLPNLWEFPGGKVEPQETPEAALVRELEEELGISTHASCLAPATFASAPLGERHLLLLLYVCRKWHGVPEARHATALKWARPAQMYALDMPPADLPLIGLLESLI, from the coding sequence ATGATGCAGATTTCTCCCCTCCTGGTTGTGGCCGCGGCGCTGGTCGATGCGGACGGACGCGTGCTCCTGCAACAGCGGCCGCCTCACACGTCCCTGCCGAACCTGTGGGAATTTCCCGGCGGAAAGGTGGAGCCGCAGGAAACGCCCGAAGCAGCGCTGGTGCGGGAATTGGAGGAGGAACTGGGCATCAGCACCCATGCAAGCTGCCTGGCCCCCGCGACCTTCGCGAGCGCGCCGCTGGGGGAGCGCCATCTGTTGCTGCTGCTCTATGTGTGCCGTAAATGGCATGGCGTGCCCGAAGCCCGCCATGCCACGGCGCTCAAATGGGCGCGCCCAGCGCAGATGTATGCGCTGGACATGCCGCCCGCCGACCTGCCGCTGATCGGGCTGTTGGAGTCGTTGATTTAG
- the bfr gene encoding bacterioferritin, giving the protein MKGDPKVIDYLNEVLKNELTAINQYFLHYRMLDHWGIKKLAKFEYEESIDEMKHADKVAERILFLDGLPNFQLLGRLKIGETVEEVLKSDLELEYEALPTLKDGIAYCESIRDYVSRDLFQSILESEEEHIDTLETQFEMIDRMGLQNYIQLQSEAAEG; this is encoded by the coding sequence ATGAAGGGCGATCCCAAAGTCATCGATTATTTGAACGAGGTTCTCAAGAACGAGCTGACCGCGATCAATCAATATTTCCTCCATTATCGCATGCTCGATCATTGGGGCATCAAGAAGCTCGCCAAGTTCGAATATGAAGAGTCGATCGACGAGATGAAACATGCCGACAAGGTGGCGGAACGCATCCTGTTCCTTGACGGCCTGCCTAATTTCCAGTTGCTTGGCCGCCTCAAGATCGGCGAAACGGTGGAAGAAGTGCTCAAGTCCGATCTCGAACTGGAATATGAGGCTCTGCCGACGCTCAAGGATGGCATCGCTTATTGCGAGTCGATCCGCGACTATGTGTCGCGCGATCTGTTTCAGTCCATCCTTGAAAGCGAGGAAGAGCATATCGACACGCTGGAAACGCAGTTCGAGATGATCGATCGGATGGGCCTGCAAAACTACATCCAGTTGCAGAGCGAGGCCGCCGAGGGATAA
- a CDS encoding (2Fe-2S)-binding protein, with the protein MVVCVCNAIREKDLKDAVRDGADTPCNAYARFGRRPKCGQCVSFARTIIAAERATA; encoded by the coding sequence ATGGTCGTTTGCGTTTGTAATGCCATTCGGGAAAAGGATCTGAAGGACGCCGTGCGCGATGGCGCGGATACGCCATGCAACGCCTATGCCCGTTTCGGCCGCCGCCCCAAATGCGGCCAGTGCGTTTCCTTTGCCCGCACCATCATCGCCGCAGAGCGGGCCACCGCTTAA
- a CDS encoding DUF418 domain-containing protein — protein sequence MTAPSSRLLSMDVLRGCAVMGILWMNITAFALPQPAYFNPAVSGPLSASDVAFWAVGFLFFDGKMRGLFALLFGASMLLLIDREEMAGRDGRRAQMVRAAWLFLFGLAHYLLLWWGDILMTYAIVGLVALLFIRHEPLSLVKWAFLFFLLHFLLCVAFLLSLYSWSHAASAPGTAADIRDGFTHFIAPYSDPRSAAVHAETATYRSGFVDIVRHHLAGYPGQWFWSFLFTALETLGFMLLGMAMLKGGFLTGRWSAEQYWRTARHCFLIGLPPMAALALWVVLSRFAALPALGSMMAWSFPFRIPLTVGWAALILWLLAGRGQSRITSAIAAAGRMAFSNYLGTSLVMTAIFYGWGLGLFGQVRPAALPLFVLGGWAVMLLWSPLWLKRFGSGPLEWLWRSLAKGRLQKIRKNI from the coding sequence ATGACTGCGCCTTCCTCCCGCCTCCTTTCGATGGACGTGCTGCGCGGCTGCGCGGTCATGGGCATCCTCTGGATGAACATCACGGCCTTCGCCCTGCCCCAACCCGCCTATTTCAATCCGGCGGTATCGGGTCCGCTTTCGGCCAGCGATGTCGCTTTCTGGGCAGTCGGCTTCCTGTTCTTTGACGGCAAGATGCGCGGTCTCTTCGCCCTGCTGTTCGGCGCGTCCATGCTGCTGCTGATCGACCGGGAGGAAATGGCCGGACGCGATGGCCGCCGTGCCCAGATGGTGCGGGCCGCATGGCTGTTTCTGTTCGGCCTCGCCCATTATCTGCTGCTCTGGTGGGGCGACATATTGATGACCTATGCGATCGTGGGGCTGGTTGCTCTGTTGTTTATCCGGCACGAGCCGTTGTCGCTGGTGAAATGGGCGTTTCTCTTCTTCCTGCTCCATTTCCTGCTCTGCGTCGCTTTTCTGCTCAGCCTTTATAGCTGGTCCCACGCGGCATCTGCGCCCGGAACCGCCGCCGATATCCGCGACGGCTTCACTCATTTCATCGCGCCCTATTCCGATCCGCGCAGCGCCGCCGTCCATGCCGAGACCGCAACTTACCGAAGCGGATTCGTCGATATCGTCCGGCATCATCTGGCGGGCTATCCGGGCCAGTGGTTCTGGTCGTTCCTGTTCACCGCGCTCGAAACATTGGGCTTCATGCTGCTGGGCATGGCGATGCTGAAGGGTGGTTTCCTGACAGGACGCTGGAGCGCGGAGCAATATTGGCGGACGGCGCGGCATTGTTTCCTGATCGGCCTACCACCCATGGCCGCGCTGGCCCTGTGGGTGGTCCTCAGCCGATTCGCGGCGCTTCCGGCGTTGGGCAGCATGATGGCCTGGTCCTTCCCCTTTCGCATTCCGCTGACGGTGGGATGGGCGGCGCTGATCCTGTGGCTTCTCGCCGGGCGCGGCCAAAGCCGAATCACGTCCGCCATCGCCGCCGCCGGGCGCATGGCGTTCAGCAATTATCTGGGCACCAGCCTGGTGATGACAGCGATCTTCTATGGCTGGGGCCTTGGCCTGTTCGGGCAGGTCCGGCCCGCCGCCCTGCCCCTGTTCGTGCTGGGGGGATGGGCCGTCATGCTGCTGTGGTCGCCGCTCTGGCTGAAGCGATTCGGTTCCGGGCCGCTGGAATGGCTGTGGCGCAGCCTCGCCAAAGGACGGCTGCAAAAGATTCGCAAAAACATCTGA
- a CDS encoding methyltransferase domain-containing protein, with translation MNMGRKQRISDAFGAAAARYDDHAGPQRLAAALVADLAQRQKPAGVERILEIGCGTGFLTRDIQARWPGAELVATDLSPEMLARASAGGLVAGTFLPMDGEIPAFDGEWFDLILSSLAFQWFDDLGGAVGRLAGLLRPGGSLIFSTMGRGSFARWRAAHAACGLAAGVPDYLDLNDLRAILTPFGDAFAFDEEYALPCGGAMGLIAHLKGIGAVVPSEGRKPLNPSDLRRVMAAFEAQGGDDGYQVLFGRVTRSGA, from the coding sequence ATGAACATGGGCCGCAAGCAACGGATAAGCGATGCGTTCGGCGCGGCTGCGGCGCGCTATGACGATCATGCCGGGCCGCAGCGGCTGGCGGCGGCGCTGGTCGCGGATCTGGCGCAGCGGCAGAAGCCCGCCGGTGTTGAGCGCATATTGGAGATCGGCTGCGGCACGGGCTTCCTGACGCGGGATATTCAGGCGCGCTGGCCCGGCGCGGAACTGGTGGCGACGGATTTGTCGCCCGAAATGCTAGCACGGGCCTCGGCGGGCGGTTTGGTCGCGGGAACCTTCCTGCCGATGGATGGGGAGATTCCGGCGTTCGATGGCGAATGGTTCGATCTTATCCTCTCCAGCCTCGCCTTCCAGTGGTTCGACGATCTGGGAGGGGCGGTCGGACGGCTGGCGGGGTTACTCCGGCCGGGGGGAAGCTTGATCTTCTCCACGATGGGGCGGGGCAGTTTCGCCCGGTGGCGTGCCGCCCATGCGGCGTGCGGACTGGCGGCGGGCGTGCCGGACTATCTCGATCTGAACGATTTGCGCGCGATTCTGACGCCCTTTGGCGATGCCTTTGCTTTTGACGAGGAATATGCGCTGCCTTGCGGAGGCGCCATGGGATTGATCGCACACCTCAAGGGCATCGGCGCAGTAGTACCGAGCGAGGGAAGAAAACCGTTAAACCCCAGTGATTTGCGACGCGTGATGGCCGCCTTTGAGGCGCAGGGCGGGGATGATGGCTATCAGGTGCTCTTCGGACGCGTAACGCGCTCGGGCGCCTGA
- the purL gene encoding phosphoribosylformylglycinamidine synthase subunit PurL, producing MSSTATQITPEIVAEHGLSPEEYDRVLNALGREPNLTELGIFSVMWSEHCSYKSSRIHLKKLPTEGPQVICGPGENAGVVDIGDGQAAIFKMESHNHPSYIEPYQGAATGVGGILRDVFTMGARPIANMNALRFGRPDHPKMKHLISGVVHGIGGYGNCVGVPTVGGEVNFHPAYDGNILVNAMTVGVADTDKIFYSAASGVGNPIVYVGSKTGRDGIHGATMASADFGDDADAKRPTVQVGDPFTEKLLIEACLELMASDAIVAIQDMGAAGLTSSSVEMASKGGVGLLLDMNKVPQRETGMSAYEMMLSESQERMLMVLQPGKEAFAEAIFRKWELDFAVIGEVTDTGRMVLVHHGETVCDIPLAPLADDAPLYDRPAMPKDEYKAWSGVQPLGDIPASDIGADLVKLMGSPDIASRRWIWEQYDHMVGADTVQRPGGDAAVVRVHGSQKGIAISTDCTPRYCYADPYEGGKQAIAECYRNITAVGATPLAVTNCLNFANPQRPEIMAQFTGCLEGMGDACRALDFPIVSGNVSLYNESKATGGGSAILPTPAIGGIGLLKDIDVMATVAFKAEGDAIWLIGAEGTHLGQSIWLREIAGREAGEAPKVDLKAERANAETVRALIAEGKVTAVHDISDGGLLVAVAEMALSGNIGAELSANLTTATAFGEDQGRYIVTAPEGTAIPGATRIGTCQGDKIVGVTLDALRGAHEGFFPNLMDAEL from the coding sequence ATGTCCAGCACCGCCACCCAGATCACGCCCGAAATCGTCGCCGAACACGGGCTTTCCCCGGAAGAATATGATCGCGTCCTGAATGCGCTCGGCCGGGAACCGAATCTCACCGAACTTGGCATCTTTTCGGTCATGTGGTCGGAGCATTGCTCCTACAAATCGAGCCGCATCCACTTGAAAAAACTGCCCACCGAAGGGCCACAGGTCATTTGCGGCCCTGGCGAAAATGCGGGCGTCGTCGATATTGGCGACGGGCAGGCGGCGATCTTCAAGATGGAGAGTCACAACCACCCGTCTTACATCGAACCCTATCAAGGTGCGGCGACCGGTGTGGGCGGCATATTGCGCGACGTGTTCACCATGGGCGCGCGCCCGATCGCGAACATGAACGCGCTGCGCTTCGGACGGCCCGATCACCCCAAGATGAAGCATCTCATTTCCGGCGTAGTCCATGGCATCGGCGGCTACGGCAATTGCGTGGGTGTGCCCACCGTGGGTGGCGAGGTGAATTTCCACCCCGCCTATGACGGCAACATCCTGGTCAACGCGATGACCGTGGGCGTCGCTGACACCGACAAGATCTTCTATTCGGCGGCGTCGGGCGTCGGCAACCCGATCGTCTATGTCGGGTCCAAGACCGGCCGCGACGGCATCCACGGCGCGACCATGGCCTCCGCCGATTTCGGCGATGATGCCGATGCGAAACGCCCCACCGTGCAGGTCGGCGATCCCTTCACCGAAAAGCTGCTGATCGAAGCCTGTCTCGAACTCATGGCGTCGGACGCCATCGTCGCGATTCAGGACATGGGCGCGGCAGGCCTCACCTCTTCCAGCGTCGAAATGGCGTCCAAGGGCGGCGTCGGCCTGCTGCTCGACATGAATAAGGTGCCGCAACGCGAAACCGGCATGAGCGCCTATGAAATGATGCTGTCGGAATCGCAGGAGCGCATGTTGATGGTGCTCCAGCCCGGCAAGGAAGCCTTTGCCGAAGCCATCTTCCGCAAGTGGGAACTGGACTTCGCGGTCATCGGCGAAGTCACCGATACGGGCCGCATGGTCCTCGTCCACCATGGCGAAACGGTGTGCGACATTCCGCTCGCCCCGCTGGCCGACGACGCGCCGCTTTATGACCGCCCCGCCATGCCGAAGGACGAATATAAGGCATGGTCCGGCGTTCAGCCGCTGGGCGACATTCCGGCGTCCGACATCGGCGCGGACCTCGTGAAGTTGATGGGCAGCCCCGACATCGCGTCGCGCCGCTGGATCTGGGAGCAATATGACCACATGGTCGGCGCCGACACGGTGCAGCGTCCCGGCGGCGATGCGGCAGTTGTGCGCGTCCACGGCTCGCAAAAGGGAATCGCGATCAGCACCGACTGCACCCCGCGCTATTGCTATGCCGATCCCTATGAGGGCGGCAAGCAGGCCATCGCAGAATGCTATCGCAACATTACGGCAGTCGGCGCGACACCGCTCGCCGTCACCAATTGCCTCAACTTCGCCAATCCGCAGCGGCCGGAAATCATGGCGCAGTTCACCGGCTGCCTGGAAGGCATGGGCGACGCCTGCCGCGCGCTCGACTTCCCAATCGTGTCAGGCAATGTCAGCCTCTATAATGAGTCCAAGGCAACAGGCGGCGGCTCTGCCATCCTGCCCACGCCCGCCATCGGCGGAATCGGGTTGCTCAAGGACATTGACGTCATGGCGACCGTCGCCTTCAAGGCGGAAGGCGACGCCATCTGGCTGATCGGCGCAGAAGGCACGCATCTGGGTCAGTCCATCTGGCTGCGCGAAATAGCGGGCCGGGAAGCGGGCGAAGCGCCCAAGGTCGACCTCAAGGCGGAACGCGCCAACGCCGAAACCGTCCGCGCGCTCATCGCGGAAGGCAAGGTCACGGCGGTCCATGACATTTCCGACGGCGGCCTTCTGGTCGCAGTCGCGGAAATGGCGTTGTCCGGCAATATCGGCGCGGAACTGAGCGCGAATCTCACGACCGCCACCGCATTCGGCGAGGATCAGGGCCGTTACATCGTCACCGCACCCGAAGGCACCGCCATCCCCGGCGCGACCCGCATCGGCACCTGCCAAGGTGATAAGATTGTGGGCGTGACGCTGGACGCCCTACGTGGGGCGCATGAAGGCTTCTTCCCGAACCTGATGGATGCGGAACTGTAA
- a CDS encoding DUF805 domain-containing protein: MEWMLLPLRRYARFSGRARPKEYWMFALFLILAAIVISIVETMLGLNVTQRWVDHGPWWVDAGYRTQAGPLTGLFVLAMFIPQLAVSVRRLHDTDRSGWWLLLILLPLIGGIILLVFFIMSGTRGANRFGPDPIEVGEPELIRRS, encoded by the coding sequence ATGGAATGGATGCTGTTGCCGCTGCGCCGCTATGCGAGATTTTCGGGAAGGGCGCGACCGAAGGAATATTGGATGTTCGCACTGTTCCTGATCCTCGCCGCGATCGTGATCAGCATCGTCGAAACCATGTTGGGCCTCAACGTGACGCAGCGGTGGGTCGATCATGGCCCATGGTGGGTCGATGCGGGTTACCGGACCCAGGCCGGGCCGCTGACGGGACTGTTCGTGCTGGCGATGTTCATCCCGCAGCTCGCGGTGTCGGTCAGGCGGCTGCATGACACGGACCGCAGCGGATGGTGGCTGCTGCTGATCCTCCTGCCGTTGATCGGCGGTATCATCCTGCTGGTTTTCTTCATCATGAGTGGGACGCGTGGCGCCAATCGCTTCGGCCCCGATCCGATCGAGGTGGGCGAGCCGGAACTGATCCGCAGATCGTAA
- a CDS encoding exodeoxyribonuclease VII small subunit has product MAEESMTQPTDPSTLSFEEALRALESIVRRLENGDVPLDESISLYSEGEALRKQCMERLQAAEARIQKLTLDASGAVTGAQPFGAD; this is encoded by the coding sequence ATGGCCGAAGAGAGCATGACGCAGCCGACCGACCCCAGCACGCTTTCGTTCGAGGAGGCGCTCCGCGCGCTCGAATCGATCGTGCGGCGGCTGGAAAATGGAGACGTGCCGCTGGACGAATCGATCTCGCTCTACAGCGAGGGCGAGGCGTTGCGGAAGCAGTGCATGGAACGATTGCAGGCGGCAGAGGCGCGCATCCAGAAACTCACGCTCGACGCGAGCGGCGCCGTCACCGGCGCGCAGCCCTTCGGCGCGGATTGA